The Candidatus Binataceae bacterium genome has a window encoding:
- a CDS encoding YIP1 family protein, which yields MAQSFGERITPYLTIWTEPHATIRRIVETDPERNVKALAALSPALAVLEREWMTALEGPMSAIWPIRVLFEVVIVALFGIAFLYIDALFITWIARALGGTGGPRETRTALAWGKIPAITASAASILALLSGAMAPPEIGINGLPKMTPPTFEFGGMHTVLGLWGFIVVLKGIGEVHQISAWRALLAELIVLIAFALVITGMLLALYALMHGAHR from the coding sequence ATGGCGCAGAGCTTTGGCGAACGGATTACTCCCTATCTCACCATTTGGACTGAGCCGCACGCGACGATTCGGCGAATTGTCGAAACCGATCCCGAGCGCAATGTGAAAGCGCTGGCGGCCCTGTCGCCCGCGCTCGCTGTGCTCGAGCGCGAGTGGATGACTGCGCTCGAGGGTCCGATGAGCGCCATCTGGCCCATCCGCGTGCTGTTCGAGGTTGTGATCGTTGCACTTTTCGGAATCGCTTTTCTCTACATCGACGCGCTGTTCATCACTTGGATTGCGCGAGCGTTGGGCGGAACCGGCGGGCCGCGCGAGACGCGCACTGCGCTGGCGTGGGGCAAGATCCCCGCGATCACCGCCTCAGCCGCGAGCATCCTCGCGCTGCTCTCGGGTGCGATGGCGCCACCCGAGATCGGAATCAACGGCCTGCCCAAGATGACGCCGCCTACCTTCGAGTTCGGTGGTATGCATACGGTGCTCGGGCTGTGGGGCTTCATTGTCGTACTGAAAGGGATTGGCGAGGTCCATCAGATTTCAGCGTGGCGCGCGCTTCTCGCCGAGCTGATCGTGCTCATCGCCTTCGCACTCGTGATTACCGGGATGCTCTTGGCGCTCTACGCGCTGATGCACGGCGCCCATCGCTGA